From Panthera tigris isolate Pti1 chromosome D3, P.tigris_Pti1_mat1.1, whole genome shotgun sequence, one genomic window encodes:
- the MBD1 gene encoding methyl-CpG-binding domain protein 1 isoform X10: MFGEPESTGATAQASCRERSPRGGQRVSGSGSNERPRQRQLSLQRKRLRRRKKSRARRESQAGPSPWVRGPRAAEATGPVPSWPLLLPVAPMAEDWLDCPALGPGWKRREVFRKSGATCGRSDTYYQSPTGDRIRSKVELTRYLGPACDLTLFDFKQGILCYPAPKISSCFPSHLQAQPLAVPSRKRKKPSRPAKTRKRQVGPQKGEVRKEAPGDETKANADTAPASLPAPGCCENCGISFSGDGTRRQRLKTLCKDCRAQRIAFNREQRMFKRVGCGECEACRVTEDCGACSTCLLQLPHDVASGLFCKCERRRCLRIVERSRGCGVCRGCQTREDCGRCRVCLRPPRPGLRRQWRCVQRRCLRGKRSRRRGGCDSKMAARRRPPRTQPLPPVPLSQPPESPELHPRALVPSPPAEFIYYCVDEDELPYTNRRQNRKCGACAACLRRMDCGRCDFCCDKPKFGGSNQKRQKCRWRQCLQFAMKRLLPSVWAGSEDGAGPPPPYSRRKRPGSTRRPRLGQILKTSLTTPTTRPGHAQTPMKQETGSGFVLPPPGTDLVFLREGASSPVQVPGPAAASTEALLQEAQCPGLSWVVALPQVKQEKADAQEDWTPGTAILTSPVLLPGCPSKAVDPDLPPVKQEPLDPEEDKEEESKDDSASDSAPEEEAGGAGTPVITEIFSLGGTRLRDTAVWLPSLQGRQSGREDGCKVWETEDALARRSTSTSTSTSTSWNRRRWPRTHVSLSPPPTSIMWVSYRRSWCPSSQT; the protein is encoded by the exons ATGTTCGGGGAACCGGAGAGCACAGGCGCGAC CGCGCAGGCGTCTTGCCGGGAGCGGAGCCCTAGAGGTGGGCAGCGGGTTTCCGGTTCCGGGAGCAACGAACGGCCGCGGCAGCGACAGCTATCGCTTCAGAGGAAGCGTCTgcggaggaggaagaagagcaggGCAAGGCGGGAGTCACAGGCGGGACCCTCGCCATGGGTCCGCGGACCTAGAGCGGCGGAAGCTACCGGCCCGGTGCCGAGCTG GCCGCTGCTCCTTCCTGTGGCCCCCATGGCTGAGGACTGGCTGGACTGCCCAGCCTTGGGCCCCGGCTGGAAGCGCCGTGAAGTCTTTCGAAAGTCAGGTGCCACCTGTGGACGCTCAGACACCTATTACCAGAG CCCCAcaggagacaggatccgaagcaaaGTTGAGCTGACCCGATACCTGGGCCCTGCGTGTGACCTCACCCTCTTCGACTTCAAACAAGGCATTCTGTGCTATCCAGCCCCCAAG ATCTCTTCCTGCTTTCCCTCTCATTTGCAGGCCCAGCCCTTAGCTGTCCCTAGCAGGAAGCGGAAGAAGCCTTCACGGCCAGCCAAGACTCGAAAACGTCAGGTTGGACCTCAAAAGGGTGAGGTCAGGAAGGAGGCCCCAGGAGATGAGACCAAGGCTAATGCTGACACAGCCCCAGCTTCACTCCCTGCACCTGG GTGCTGTGAGAACTGTGGAATCAGCTTCTCAGGAGATGGTACCCGAAGGCAGCGGCTCAAGACATTATGCAAGGACTGCCGAG CGCAGAGAATTGCTTTCAACCGGGAACAGAGGATGTTTAAG CGTGTGGGCTGCGGGGAGTGTGAGGCCTGCCGGGTAACCGAGGACTGCGGGGCCTGCTCCACCTGCCTTCTGCAGCTGCCCCATGATGTGGCCTCGGGGCTGTTCTGCAAGTGTGAGCGGAGACGGTGCCTCCGGATTGTGGAAAGG AGCCGAGGGTGTGGAGTGTGCCGGGGGTGTCAGACCCGAGAGGACTGTGGCCGTTGCCGAGTCTGCCTTCGCCCTCCCCGCCCTGGTCTCAGGCGCCAGTGGAGGTGTGTCCAACGGCGCTGCCTACGG GGTAAACGTAGCCGCCGTAGAGGAGGCTGCGACTCCAAGATGGCTGCCCGGCGGCGCCCCCCCCGAACCCAGCCATTGCCTCCAGTTCCCCTGTCACAGCCTCCAGAGTCCCCAGAGCTG CACCCCAGAGCCCTGGTCCCCTCGCCACCTGCCGAGTTCATCTATTACTGTGTAGACGAGGACGAGCTA CCTTACACCAATCGCCGGCAGAACCGCAAGTGTGGGGCCTGTGCAGCCTGCCTACGGCGGATGGACTGTGGTCGCTGCGACTTCTGCTGTGACAAGCCTAAATTTGGGGGCAGCAACCAAAAGCGCCAGAAGTGTCGTTGGCGCCAATGCCTGCAGTTTGCTATG AAGCGGCTGCTGCCTAGTGTCTGGGCAGGATCTGAGGATGGGGCAGGGCCGCCCCCACCTTACTCTCGTCGAAAGAGGCCTGGCTCTACTCGAAGGCCCCGTCTGGGTCAGATACTGAAGACCTCCTTGACCACACCCACAACCCGACCAGGCCATGCCCAGACTCCAATGAAACAAGAAACAGGCAGTGGCTTTGTGCTGCCTCCACCTGGCACTGATCTTGTGTTCTTACGGGAAGGTGCAAGCAGTCCCGTGCAGGTGCCTGGCCCTGCTGCAGCTTCCACAGAAGCCCTGTTGCAG GAGGCCCAGTGCCCTGGCCTGAGTTGGGTTGTGGCCTTACCCCAGGTGAAGCAAGAGAAGGCGGATGCCCAGGAAGACTGGACACCGGGCACAGCCATCCTGACTTCTCCTGTATTGCTGCCTGGCTGCCCCAGCAAG GCAGTGGACCCAGACTTGCCACCTGTGAAGCAAGAGCCACTGGACCctgaggaggacaaggaggaagagagcaagGATGACTCCGCCTCCGACTCGGccccagaggaggaggcaggaggggctggcACACCCGTG ATCACGGAGATTTTCAGCCTGGGTGGAACCCGCCTCCGGGACACAGCAGTCTGGTTGCCAAG TCTGCAGGGCAGGCAATCGGGAAGGGAAGATGGATGTAAAGTGTGGGAGACGGAGGACGCTTTGGCGCGCAGGAGCACGAGCACGAGCACGAGCACGAGCACGAGCTGGAACCGGCGAAGATGGCCTAGAACCCATGTCAGTCTCTCACCACCTCCAACTTCGATAATGTGGGTGTCCTACAGAAGAAGCTGGTGCCCTTCATCACAGACTTAA
- the MBD1 gene encoding methyl-CpG-binding domain protein 1 isoform X9, with translation MFGEPESTGATAQASCRERSPRGGQRVSGSGSNERPRQRQLSLQRKRLRRRKKSRARRESQAGPSPWVRGPRAAEATGPVPSWPLLLPVAPMAEDWLDCPALGPGWKRREVFRKSGATCGRSDTYYQSPTGDRIRSKVELTRYLGPACDLTLFDFKQGILCYPAPKISSCFPSHLQAQPLAVPSRKRKKPSRPAKTRKRQVGPQKGEVRKEAPGDETKANADTAPASLPAPGCCENCGISFSGDGTRRQRLKTLCKDCRAQRIAFNREQRMFKRVGCGECEACRVTEDCGACSTCLLQLPHDVASGLFCKCERRRCLRIVERSRGCGVCRGCQTREDCGRCRVCLRPPRPGLRRQWRCVQRRCLRGKRSRRRGGCDSKMAARRRPPRTQPLPPVPLSQPPESPELHPRALVPSPPAEFIYYCVDEDELQPYTNRRQNRKCGACAACLRRMDCGRCDFCCDKPKFGGSNQKRQKCRWRQCLQFAMKRLLPSVWAGSEDGAGPPPPYSRRKRPGSTRRPRLGQILKTSLTTPTTRPGHAQTPMKQETGSGFVLPPPGTDLVFLREGASSPVQVPGPAAASTEALLQEAQCPGLSWVVALPQVKQEKADAQEDWTPGTAILTSPVLLPGCPSKAVDPDLPPVKQEPLDPEEDKEEESKDDSASDSAPEEEAGGAGTPVITEIFSLGGTRLRDTAVWLPSLQGRQSGREDGCKVWETEDALARRSTSTSTSTSTSWNRRRWPRTHVSLSPPPTSIMWVSYRRSWCPSSQT, from the exons ATGTTCGGGGAACCGGAGAGCACAGGCGCGAC CGCGCAGGCGTCTTGCCGGGAGCGGAGCCCTAGAGGTGGGCAGCGGGTTTCCGGTTCCGGGAGCAACGAACGGCCGCGGCAGCGACAGCTATCGCTTCAGAGGAAGCGTCTgcggaggaggaagaagagcaggGCAAGGCGGGAGTCACAGGCGGGACCCTCGCCATGGGTCCGCGGACCTAGAGCGGCGGAAGCTACCGGCCCGGTGCCGAGCTG GCCGCTGCTCCTTCCTGTGGCCCCCATGGCTGAGGACTGGCTGGACTGCCCAGCCTTGGGCCCCGGCTGGAAGCGCCGTGAAGTCTTTCGAAAGTCAGGTGCCACCTGTGGACGCTCAGACACCTATTACCAGAG CCCCAcaggagacaggatccgaagcaaaGTTGAGCTGACCCGATACCTGGGCCCTGCGTGTGACCTCACCCTCTTCGACTTCAAACAAGGCATTCTGTGCTATCCAGCCCCCAAG ATCTCTTCCTGCTTTCCCTCTCATTTGCAGGCCCAGCCCTTAGCTGTCCCTAGCAGGAAGCGGAAGAAGCCTTCACGGCCAGCCAAGACTCGAAAACGTCAGGTTGGACCTCAAAAGGGTGAGGTCAGGAAGGAGGCCCCAGGAGATGAGACCAAGGCTAATGCTGACACAGCCCCAGCTTCACTCCCTGCACCTGG GTGCTGTGAGAACTGTGGAATCAGCTTCTCAGGAGATGGTACCCGAAGGCAGCGGCTCAAGACATTATGCAAGGACTGCCGAG CGCAGAGAATTGCTTTCAACCGGGAACAGAGGATGTTTAAG CGTGTGGGCTGCGGGGAGTGTGAGGCCTGCCGGGTAACCGAGGACTGCGGGGCCTGCTCCACCTGCCTTCTGCAGCTGCCCCATGATGTGGCCTCGGGGCTGTTCTGCAAGTGTGAGCGGAGACGGTGCCTCCGGATTGTGGAAAGG AGCCGAGGGTGTGGAGTGTGCCGGGGGTGTCAGACCCGAGAGGACTGTGGCCGTTGCCGAGTCTGCCTTCGCCCTCCCCGCCCTGGTCTCAGGCGCCAGTGGAGGTGTGTCCAACGGCGCTGCCTACGG GGTAAACGTAGCCGCCGTAGAGGAGGCTGCGACTCCAAGATGGCTGCCCGGCGGCGCCCCCCCCGAACCCAGCCATTGCCTCCAGTTCCCCTGTCACAGCCTCCAGAGTCCCCAGAGCTG CACCCCAGAGCCCTGGTCCCCTCGCCACCTGCCGAGTTCATCTATTACTGTGTAGACGAGGACGAGCTA CAGCCTTACACCAATCGCCGGCAGAACCGCAAGTGTGGGGCCTGTGCAGCCTGCCTACGGCGGATGGACTGTGGTCGCTGCGACTTCTGCTGTGACAAGCCTAAATTTGGGGGCAGCAACCAAAAGCGCCAGAAGTGTCGTTGGCGCCAATGCCTGCAGTTTGCTATG AAGCGGCTGCTGCCTAGTGTCTGGGCAGGATCTGAGGATGGGGCAGGGCCGCCCCCACCTTACTCTCGTCGAAAGAGGCCTGGCTCTACTCGAAGGCCCCGTCTGGGTCAGATACTGAAGACCTCCTTGACCACACCCACAACCCGACCAGGCCATGCCCAGACTCCAATGAAACAAGAAACAGGCAGTGGCTTTGTGCTGCCTCCACCTGGCACTGATCTTGTGTTCTTACGGGAAGGTGCAAGCAGTCCCGTGCAGGTGCCTGGCCCTGCTGCAGCTTCCACAGAAGCCCTGTTGCAG GAGGCCCAGTGCCCTGGCCTGAGTTGGGTTGTGGCCTTACCCCAGGTGAAGCAAGAGAAGGCGGATGCCCAGGAAGACTGGACACCGGGCACAGCCATCCTGACTTCTCCTGTATTGCTGCCTGGCTGCCCCAGCAAG GCAGTGGACCCAGACTTGCCACCTGTGAAGCAAGAGCCACTGGACCctgaggaggacaaggaggaagagagcaagGATGACTCCGCCTCCGACTCGGccccagaggaggaggcaggaggggctggcACACCCGTG ATCACGGAGATTTTCAGCCTGGGTGGAACCCGCCTCCGGGACACAGCAGTCTGGTTGCCAAG TCTGCAGGGCAGGCAATCGGGAAGGGAAGATGGATGTAAAGTGTGGGAGACGGAGGACGCTTTGGCGCGCAGGAGCACGAGCACGAGCACGAGCACGAGCACGAGCTGGAACCGGCGAAGATGGCCTAGAACCCATGTCAGTCTCTCACCACCTCCAACTTCGATAATGTGGGTGTCCTACAGAAGAAGCTGGTGCCCTTCATCACAGACTTAA
- the MBD1 gene encoding methyl-CpG-binding domain protein 1 isoform X7 — MFGEPESTGATAQASCRERSPRGGQRVSGSGSNERPRQRQLSLQRKRLRRRKKSRARRESQAGPSPWVRGPRAAEATGPVPSWPLLLPVAPMAEDWLDCPALGPGWKRREVFRKSGATCGRSDTYYQSPTGDRIRSKVELTRYLGPACDLTLFDFKQGILCYPAPKISSCFPSHLQAQPLAVPSRKRKKPSRPAKTRKRQVGPQKGEVRKEAPGDETKANADTAPASLPAPGCCENCGISFSGDGTRRQRLKTLCKDCRAQRIAFNREQRMFKRVGCGECEACRVTEDCGACSTCLLQLPHDVASGLFCKCERRRCLRIVERSRGCGVCRGCQTREDCGRCRVCLRPPRPGLRRQWRCVQRRCLRHLAHRLRRHHQRCQRRPPLAVAPPAGKRSRRRGGCDSKMAARRRPPRTQPLPPVPLSQPPESPELPYTNRRQNRKCGACAACLRRMDCGRCDFCCDKPKFGGSNQKRQKCRWRQCLQFAMKRLLPSVWAGSEDGAGPPPPYSRRKRPGSTRRPRLGQILKTSLTTPTTRPGHAQTPMKQETGSGFVLPPPGTDLVFLREGASSPVQVPGPAAASTEALLQEAQCPGLSWVVALPQVKQEKADAQEDWTPGTAILTSPVLLPGCPSKAVDPDLPPVKQEPLDPEEDKEEESKDDSASDSAPEEEAGGAGTPVITEIFSLGGTRLRDTAVWLPSLQGRQSGREDGCKVWETEDALARRSTSTSTSTSTSWNRRRWPRTHVSLSPPPTSIMWVSYRRSWCPSSQT, encoded by the exons ATGTTCGGGGAACCGGAGAGCACAGGCGCGAC CGCGCAGGCGTCTTGCCGGGAGCGGAGCCCTAGAGGTGGGCAGCGGGTTTCCGGTTCCGGGAGCAACGAACGGCCGCGGCAGCGACAGCTATCGCTTCAGAGGAAGCGTCTgcggaggaggaagaagagcaggGCAAGGCGGGAGTCACAGGCGGGACCCTCGCCATGGGTCCGCGGACCTAGAGCGGCGGAAGCTACCGGCCCGGTGCCGAGCTG GCCGCTGCTCCTTCCTGTGGCCCCCATGGCTGAGGACTGGCTGGACTGCCCAGCCTTGGGCCCCGGCTGGAAGCGCCGTGAAGTCTTTCGAAAGTCAGGTGCCACCTGTGGACGCTCAGACACCTATTACCAGAG CCCCAcaggagacaggatccgaagcaaaGTTGAGCTGACCCGATACCTGGGCCCTGCGTGTGACCTCACCCTCTTCGACTTCAAACAAGGCATTCTGTGCTATCCAGCCCCCAAG ATCTCTTCCTGCTTTCCCTCTCATTTGCAGGCCCAGCCCTTAGCTGTCCCTAGCAGGAAGCGGAAGAAGCCTTCACGGCCAGCCAAGACTCGAAAACGTCAGGTTGGACCTCAAAAGGGTGAGGTCAGGAAGGAGGCCCCAGGAGATGAGACCAAGGCTAATGCTGACACAGCCCCAGCTTCACTCCCTGCACCTGG GTGCTGTGAGAACTGTGGAATCAGCTTCTCAGGAGATGGTACCCGAAGGCAGCGGCTCAAGACATTATGCAAGGACTGCCGAG CGCAGAGAATTGCTTTCAACCGGGAACAGAGGATGTTTAAG CGTGTGGGCTGCGGGGAGTGTGAGGCCTGCCGGGTAACCGAGGACTGCGGGGCCTGCTCCACCTGCCTTCTGCAGCTGCCCCATGATGTGGCCTCGGGGCTGTTCTGCAAGTGTGAGCGGAGACGGTGCCTCCGGATTGTGGAAAGG AGCCGAGGGTGTGGAGTGTGCCGGGGGTGTCAGACCCGAGAGGACTGTGGCCGTTGCCGAGTCTGCCTTCGCCCTCCCCGCCCTGGTCTCAGGCGCCAGTGGAGGTGTGTCCAACGGCGCTGCCTACGG CACCTTGCCCACCGTCTCCGTCGCCACCATCAGCGATGTCAACGACGCCCTCCCCTAGCTGTGGCTCCCCCTGCT GGTAAACGTAGCCGCCGTAGAGGAGGCTGCGACTCCAAGATGGCTGCCCGGCGGCGCCCCCCCCGAACCCAGCCATTGCCTCCAGTTCCCCTGTCACAGCCTCCAGAGTCCCCAGAGCTG CCTTACACCAATCGCCGGCAGAACCGCAAGTGTGGGGCCTGTGCAGCCTGCCTACGGCGGATGGACTGTGGTCGCTGCGACTTCTGCTGTGACAAGCCTAAATTTGGGGGCAGCAACCAAAAGCGCCAGAAGTGTCGTTGGCGCCAATGCCTGCAGTTTGCTATG AAGCGGCTGCTGCCTAGTGTCTGGGCAGGATCTGAGGATGGGGCAGGGCCGCCCCCACCTTACTCTCGTCGAAAGAGGCCTGGCTCTACTCGAAGGCCCCGTCTGGGTCAGATACTGAAGACCTCCTTGACCACACCCACAACCCGACCAGGCCATGCCCAGACTCCAATGAAACAAGAAACAGGCAGTGGCTTTGTGCTGCCTCCACCTGGCACTGATCTTGTGTTCTTACGGGAAGGTGCAAGCAGTCCCGTGCAGGTGCCTGGCCCTGCTGCAGCTTCCACAGAAGCCCTGTTGCAG GAGGCCCAGTGCCCTGGCCTGAGTTGGGTTGTGGCCTTACCCCAGGTGAAGCAAGAGAAGGCGGATGCCCAGGAAGACTGGACACCGGGCACAGCCATCCTGACTTCTCCTGTATTGCTGCCTGGCTGCCCCAGCAAG GCAGTGGACCCAGACTTGCCACCTGTGAAGCAAGAGCCACTGGACCctgaggaggacaaggaggaagagagcaagGATGACTCCGCCTCCGACTCGGccccagaggaggaggcaggaggggctggcACACCCGTG ATCACGGAGATTTTCAGCCTGGGTGGAACCCGCCTCCGGGACACAGCAGTCTGGTTGCCAAG TCTGCAGGGCAGGCAATCGGGAAGGGAAGATGGATGTAAAGTGTGGGAGACGGAGGACGCTTTGGCGCGCAGGAGCACGAGCACGAGCACGAGCACGAGCACGAGCTGGAACCGGCGAAGATGGCCTAGAACCCATGTCAGTCTCTCACCACCTCCAACTTCGATAATGTGGGTGTCCTACAGAAGAAGCTGGTGCCCTTCATCACAGACTTAA
- the MBD1 gene encoding methyl-CpG-binding domain protein 1 isoform X17 has protein sequence MFGEPESTGATAQASCRERSPRGGQRVSGSGSNERPRQRQLSLQRKRLRRRKKSRARRESQAGPSPWVRGPRAAEATGPVPSWPLLLPVAPMAEDWLDCPALGPGWKRREVFRKSGATCGRSDTYYQSPTGDRIRSKVELTRYLGPACDLTLFDFKQGILCYPAPKAQPLAVPSRKRKKPSRPAKTRKRQVGPQKGEVRKEAPGDETKANADTAPASLPAPGCCENCGISFSGDGTRRQRLKTLCKDCRAQRIAFNREQRMFKRVGCGECEACRVTEDCGACSTCLLQLPHDVASGLFCKCERRRCLRIVERSRGCGVCRGCQTREDCGRCRVCLRPPRPGLRRQWRCVQRRCLRGKRSRRRGGCDSKMAARRRPPRTQPLPPVPLSQPPESPELHPRALVPSPPAEFIYYCVDEDELQPYTNRRQNRKCGACAACLRRMDCGRCDFCCDKPKFGGSNQKRQKCRWRQCLQFAMKRLLPSVWAGSEDGAGPPPPYSRRKRPGSTRRPRLGQILKTSLTTPTTRPGHAQTPMKQETGSGFVLPPPGTDLVFLREGASSPVQVPGPAAASTEALLQEAQCPGLSWVVALPQVKQEKADAQEDWTPGTAILTSPVLLPGCPSKAVDPDLPPVKQEPLDPEEDKEEESKDDSASDSAPEEEAGGAGTPVITEIFSLGGTRLRDTAVWLPRAGNREGKMDVKCGRRRTLWRAGARARARARARAGTGEDGLEPMSVSHHLQLR, from the exons ATGTTCGGGGAACCGGAGAGCACAGGCGCGAC CGCGCAGGCGTCTTGCCGGGAGCGGAGCCCTAGAGGTGGGCAGCGGGTTTCCGGTTCCGGGAGCAACGAACGGCCGCGGCAGCGACAGCTATCGCTTCAGAGGAAGCGTCTgcggaggaggaagaagagcaggGCAAGGCGGGAGTCACAGGCGGGACCCTCGCCATGGGTCCGCGGACCTAGAGCGGCGGAAGCTACCGGCCCGGTGCCGAGCTG GCCGCTGCTCCTTCCTGTGGCCCCCATGGCTGAGGACTGGCTGGACTGCCCAGCCTTGGGCCCCGGCTGGAAGCGCCGTGAAGTCTTTCGAAAGTCAGGTGCCACCTGTGGACGCTCAGACACCTATTACCAGAG CCCCAcaggagacaggatccgaagcaaaGTTGAGCTGACCCGATACCTGGGCCCTGCGTGTGACCTCACCCTCTTCGACTTCAAACAAGGCATTCTGTGCTATCCAGCCCCCAAG GCCCAGCCCTTAGCTGTCCCTAGCAGGAAGCGGAAGAAGCCTTCACGGCCAGCCAAGACTCGAAAACGTCAGGTTGGACCTCAAAAGGGTGAGGTCAGGAAGGAGGCCCCAGGAGATGAGACCAAGGCTAATGCTGACACAGCCCCAGCTTCACTCCCTGCACCTGG GTGCTGTGAGAACTGTGGAATCAGCTTCTCAGGAGATGGTACCCGAAGGCAGCGGCTCAAGACATTATGCAAGGACTGCCGAG CGCAGAGAATTGCTTTCAACCGGGAACAGAGGATGTTTAAG CGTGTGGGCTGCGGGGAGTGTGAGGCCTGCCGGGTAACCGAGGACTGCGGGGCCTGCTCCACCTGCCTTCTGCAGCTGCCCCATGATGTGGCCTCGGGGCTGTTCTGCAAGTGTGAGCGGAGACGGTGCCTCCGGATTGTGGAAAGG AGCCGAGGGTGTGGAGTGTGCCGGGGGTGTCAGACCCGAGAGGACTGTGGCCGTTGCCGAGTCTGCCTTCGCCCTCCCCGCCCTGGTCTCAGGCGCCAGTGGAGGTGTGTCCAACGGCGCTGCCTACGG GGTAAACGTAGCCGCCGTAGAGGAGGCTGCGACTCCAAGATGGCTGCCCGGCGGCGCCCCCCCCGAACCCAGCCATTGCCTCCAGTTCCCCTGTCACAGCCTCCAGAGTCCCCAGAGCTG CACCCCAGAGCCCTGGTCCCCTCGCCACCTGCCGAGTTCATCTATTACTGTGTAGACGAGGACGAGCTA CAGCCTTACACCAATCGCCGGCAGAACCGCAAGTGTGGGGCCTGTGCAGCCTGCCTACGGCGGATGGACTGTGGTCGCTGCGACTTCTGCTGTGACAAGCCTAAATTTGGGGGCAGCAACCAAAAGCGCCAGAAGTGTCGTTGGCGCCAATGCCTGCAGTTTGCTATG AAGCGGCTGCTGCCTAGTGTCTGGGCAGGATCTGAGGATGGGGCAGGGCCGCCCCCACCTTACTCTCGTCGAAAGAGGCCTGGCTCTACTCGAAGGCCCCGTCTGGGTCAGATACTGAAGACCTCCTTGACCACACCCACAACCCGACCAGGCCATGCCCAGACTCCAATGAAACAAGAAACAGGCAGTGGCTTTGTGCTGCCTCCACCTGGCACTGATCTTGTGTTCTTACGGGAAGGTGCAAGCAGTCCCGTGCAGGTGCCTGGCCCTGCTGCAGCTTCCACAGAAGCCCTGTTGCAG GAGGCCCAGTGCCCTGGCCTGAGTTGGGTTGTGGCCTTACCCCAGGTGAAGCAAGAGAAGGCGGATGCCCAGGAAGACTGGACACCGGGCACAGCCATCCTGACTTCTCCTGTATTGCTGCCTGGCTGCCCCAGCAAG GCAGTGGACCCAGACTTGCCACCTGTGAAGCAAGAGCCACTGGACCctgaggaggacaaggaggaagagagcaagGATGACTCCGCCTCCGACTCGGccccagaggaggaggcaggaggggctggcACACCCGTG ATCACGGAGATTTTCAGCCTGGGTGGAACCCGCCTCCGGGACACAGCAGTCTGGTTGCCAAG GGCAGGCAATCGGGAAGGGAAGATGGATGTAAAGTGTGGGAGACGGAGGACGCTTTGGCGCGCAGGAGCACGAGCACGAGCACGAGCACGAGCACGAGCTGGAACCGGCGAAGATGGCCTAGAACCCATGTCAGTCTCTCACCACCTCCAACTTCGATAA